CCAAAACAATCCTTTCAATATTAAGTAAGAAGCATTATATAAAAAAACCTTTCTTATTTCTGTATTTTTACTTCCTAATGATTTCAAAATTCCAATCATTTGAACACGCTCTAGAATTAACACCAATAAAGCTGTAATCATATTAATCCCTGCCACTAAAATCATTATTCCTAAGATAAACCAAACATTATTATCAAATAATTTTAACCAATCAAAAATTTGCCAAAATGTTTGTAATAATGTGTCGGCTTTTAAAACGGGACTAATATTCATATTAATCTCCTCTCCTTTTTCTCTTATTTCATCAAAATTGTCTATTAATATTTCGAAACCACCAACTTCATCTTCTTTCCATCTGTTTATTCGTTGAACTTCTTTTAAATCTCCAACAATTATAGAATTATCAAATTCTGCAAAACCTGTTTTAAAAATTCCAACAATAACTGGTTTTCTTGATTTAAAGCCTGTAGAAGATTCTACTTGAAATCCAACATTTATAGTGTCTTTTAATTTCAACTCCAACTGATCAACAATCGATTTAGAAATTAATATTTCTCTATTACGTGGTTGATCGTAATTTGGTAATCGACCTTCAATTAGGAATTCTTCAAAAAAAGAAAAATCATAATCTTTATTTACTCCTTTAAATACAATTCCTTGAAAATTATTTTTTGTTCTAATTAAACCTGCTTTATTAATGTAAGGCTGAACTTTTTTTATTCCAGAAACAGTAGTGAAATTTGGGTAAAAATCTTGATTTAAGTTTATAGGAACTGTAGAAACATCAGAATAATTATTGTCGTAGTTGGTAATTTGAACATGACCTTTAAATCCAGCTATTTTTTCACGAATCTTATTTTTAAAACCTAAGCTTACAGATACAGAAATAGACATTATGATAATCCCCAAGCTAATAGCAACGATTGCTATTTTTATTATTGGTGATGATATACTATTTTTATGCTCTTTACCAGCAATTATTCGTTTTGCAATAAATAATTCGTAATTCAAAGAAATGTTTTTTAATACAACCAAAAGTACATATTTATTCTTGTTTTTAACTACGATTTTTTTTCTTAGTTCTTGTAAACAAACTTCTCAGATACCAGTTCAAGAAAAAAAAGAAAAAGAAATTGTTATTGAGAAAAAGGACACTATAATTCTTACAGCAGCAGATCAGACTGGAATTTATATTCCTAAGATTTTAAATAAAAACATTGGAATTGTAGCTAATCAAACTTCTATAATCAATAAAATTTCAAAATTTAATCCAGATATCACTCAAATTCACTTGGTTGATTACTTACATAATTCAACAAAAATTAATGTAAAAAAAGTATTTGCGCCTGAGCACGGATTCAGAGGAAAAGCAGATGCAGGAGAAAAAATAAAAGATGGAATTGATAC
This genomic stretch from Tenacibaculum jejuense harbors:
- a CDS encoding ABC transporter permease, producing the protein MNYELFIAKRIIAGKEHKNSISSPIIKIAIVAISLGIIIMSISVSVSLGFKNKIREKIAGFKGHVQITNYDNNYSDVSTVPINLNQDFYPNFTTVSGIKKVQPYINKAGLIRTKNNFQGIVFKGVNKDYDFSFFEEFLIEGRLPNYDQPRNREILISKSIVDQLELKLKDTINVGFQVESSTGFKSRKPVIVGIFKTGFAEFDNSIIVGDLKEVQRINRWKEDEVGGFEILIDNFDEIREKGEEINMNISPVLKADTLLQTFWQIFDWLKLFDNNVWFILGIMILVAGINMITALLVLILERVQMIGILKSLGSKNTEIRKVFLYNASYLILKGLFWGNLIAFVLLFVQKYFKLISLDPQTYNVSTVPVEFNFLYLFLLNLGTLFLCLVMLLLPSMIISKIQPSRAIKFD